One segment of Tenrec ecaudatus isolate mTenEca1 chromosome 1, mTenEca1.hap1, whole genome shotgun sequence DNA contains the following:
- the PPP1R11 gene encoding E3 ubiquitin-protein ligase PPP1R11, which produces MAEAGAGLSETVTETTVTVTTEPENRSLTIKLRKRKPEKKVEWTSDTVDNEHMGRRSSKCCCIYEKPRAFGESSTESDEEDEEGCGHTHCVRGHRKGRSRTSQDQTPSTPPQPPDPSQPPPGPMQH; this is translated from the exons ATGGCCGAGGCAGGGGCTGGGCTGAGTGAGACCGTCACCGAGACAACGGTTACCGTGACAACTGAGCCC GAGAACCGGAGCCTCACCATCAAACTTCGGAAACGGAAGCCAGAGAAAAAGGTGGAATGGACCAGTGACACCGTGGACAATGAGCACATGGGGCGCCGCTCATCCAAAT GCTGCTGTATTTATGAGAAACCTCGGGCCTTTGGTGAGAGCTCCACAGAGAGCGATGAGGAGGACGAGGAAGGCTGTGGTCATACCCACTGTGTCCGTGGCCACCGCAAAGGACGAAGTCGTACATCCCAGGATCAGACCCCCAGCACCCCGCCCCAGCCACCGgacccctcccagccccctccaGGGCCAATGCAGCACTAA
- the RNF39 gene encoding RING finger protein 39 isoform X1, with protein sequence MEAPELGPGLVERLEQLATCPLCGGPFEDPVLLACEHSFCRACLARRWGPPPPPGAEETPPGCPSCGRPCPRRSLRSNVRLAVEVRISRALCEKLAAPGARTGRRRGGRIPTMGFLDLHEEDVRKTWSRLEAPGPKCSNSEDDLPEDYPVVKNMLHRLTADLTLDPRTAHHRLLVSSDGRSVRLAPPGTPAPPDSPARFDQLPAVLGTQGFRAGRHCWEVETAEPASCGDSSGEDEGDAESCYALGAAGESVRRKGRVGLCPAGAVWAVEGRGGRLWALTTPEPTPLGGAGPPPRRIRVDLDWERGRVAFYDGRSLDLLYAFQAPGPLGERVFPLLCTRDPRAPLRIVPAEG encoded by the exons ATGGAGGCGCCTGAGCTGGGCCCGGGGCTGGTGGAGCGCCTGGAGCAGCTGGCCACGTGCCCGCTGTGCGGGGGCCCATTCGAGGACCCGGTGCTCCTGGCGTGCGAGCACAGCTTCTGCCGCGCGTGCCTGGCTCGCCGCTGGGGTCCCCCGCCGCCGCCGGGCGCCGAGGAGACGCCCCCCGGCTGTCCGAGCTGCGGCCGGCCGTGCCCCCGCCGCAGCCTGAGGTCCAACGTGAGGCTGGCCGTGGAGGTGCGCATCAGCCGCGCGCTGTGTGAGAAGCTGGCCGCGCCGGGCGCTCGCACGGGCCGCCGCCGCGGGGGCCGCATCCCCACCATGGGCTTCCTGGACCTGCACGAAGAG GATGTGAGGAAGACCTGGAGCCG ATTGGAAGCCCCAGGGCCCAAATGCTCAAACTCGGAGGATGACCTCCCGGAAGATTACCCTGTGGTCAAAAACATGCTTCACAGGCTGACCG CCGACCTGACCCTGGATCCCCGCACTGCGCACCATCGCCTCCTCGTATCCTCCGATGGCCGAAGCGTTCGCCTGGCCCCGCCAGGTACACCCGCGCCCCCAGACAGCCCCGCGCGCTTCGACCAGCTCCCCGCGGTACTGGGCACCCAGGGCTTCCGCGCCGGCCGCCACTGCTGGGAGGTGGAGACGGCGGAGCCAGCGTCCTGCGGAGACTCCTCCGGGGAGGACGAGGGCGACGCTGAGAGCTGCTACGCCCTGGGCGCCGCGGGCGAGTCCGTGCGGCGCAAGGGCCGCGTGGGACTGTGCCCCGCGGGAGCCGTGTGGGCTGTGGAGGGCCGCGGGGGTCGCCTGTGGGCCCTCACCACCCCAGAGCCCACCCCGCTGGGCGGCGCGGGACCCCCGCCGCGGCGCATCCGTGTGGATTTGGACTGGGAGCGTGGGCGTGTGGCCTTCTACGACGGCCGCTCGCTGGACCTGCTCTACGCCTTCCAGGCACCGGGGCCCCTAGGGGAGCGTGTCTTCCCGCTGCTCTGCACCCGAGACCCCCGTGCCCCTCTTCGCATCGTGCCCGCTGAGGGCTGA
- the RNF39 gene encoding RING finger protein 39 isoform X2 produces MEAPELGPGLVERLEQLATCPLCGGPFEDPVLLACEHSFCRACLARRWGPPPPPGAEETPPGCPSCGRPCPRRSLRSNVRLAVEVRISRALCEKLAAPGARTGRRRGGRIPTMGFLDLHEEDVRKTWSRLEAPGPKCSNSEDDLPEDYPVVKNMLHRLTADLTLDPRTAHHRLLVSSDGRSVRLAPPGTPAPPDSPARFDQLPAVLGTQGFRAGRHCWEVETAEPASCGDSSGEDEGDAESCYALGAAGESVRRKGRAPGPLGERVFPLLCTRDPRAPLRIVPAEG; encoded by the exons ATGGAGGCGCCTGAGCTGGGCCCGGGGCTGGTGGAGCGCCTGGAGCAGCTGGCCACGTGCCCGCTGTGCGGGGGCCCATTCGAGGACCCGGTGCTCCTGGCGTGCGAGCACAGCTTCTGCCGCGCGTGCCTGGCTCGCCGCTGGGGTCCCCCGCCGCCGCCGGGCGCCGAGGAGACGCCCCCCGGCTGTCCGAGCTGCGGCCGGCCGTGCCCCCGCCGCAGCCTGAGGTCCAACGTGAGGCTGGCCGTGGAGGTGCGCATCAGCCGCGCGCTGTGTGAGAAGCTGGCCGCGCCGGGCGCTCGCACGGGCCGCCGCCGCGGGGGCCGCATCCCCACCATGGGCTTCCTGGACCTGCACGAAGAG GATGTGAGGAAGACCTGGAGCCG ATTGGAAGCCCCAGGGCCCAAATGCTCAAACTCGGAGGATGACCTCCCGGAAGATTACCCTGTGGTCAAAAACATGCTTCACAGGCTGACCG CCGACCTGACCCTGGATCCCCGCACTGCGCACCATCGCCTCCTCGTATCCTCCGATGGCCGAAGCGTTCGCCTGGCCCCGCCAGGTACACCCGCGCCCCCAGACAGCCCCGCGCGCTTCGACCAGCTCCCCGCGGTACTGGGCACCCAGGGCTTCCGCGCCGGCCGCCACTGCTGGGAGGTGGAGACGGCGGAGCCAGCGTCCTGCGGAGACTCCTCCGGGGAGGACGAGGGCGACGCTGAGAGCTGCTACGCCCTGGGCGCCGCGGGCGAGTCCGTGCGGCGCAAGGGCCGC GCACCGGGGCCCCTAGGGGAGCGTGTCTTCCCGCTGCTCTGCACCCGAGACCCCCGTGCCCCTCTTCGCATCGTGCCCGCTGAGGGCTGA